A window of Aquibium oceanicum genomic DNA:
GTTCAACCCTCCACGCCGCCGACGGTTGTGGACGGCACTCTCACCTTCGTCATCCCAGGGCGAAGCCGGAGCGGCAGCGGAGGCGCAGACCCTTGGATCCATGCCTGAGCATCGCGGACAGGTGAGGTCGCGGAGGAAACCGCCCGCTCCGCCACCCCGCCCGTCGTCACCTCTCAGGCCTGGACTCTCCTTTCGCTGCGCTCCAGTCGGCCGAGGATGACGAAGCGGAGGGGAGACAGGTGTGGACGAGACCGGCGCCCACCCCAGTTGGATCAAAGACTTCCATGAATTCCATCCACGCGCTAGCCACCGGCGCCACACTACCCCCCTGGTCAGCGAAGGACGCGAGATGGACGTGCAGGCGGCGATGATGGACGAAAGGATGCTTCGGCGCGTCATCGCGCTGCTCGTCTCGTTCGCCGCCTTGGCCGAGCGCGCCGCCGGCCGATCCGCGCCGGTTCGCTGGTTCGTGCTCATGATCCTGCGGCACGCCGAGGCGGTGGCGGAGAACTACGTCTGCGAGATGACGGGCATGCGGCTCTTGAAACTCGAAGGGGTCGCGCCGGTCGGCAACGACCCCGACGATGCGCTCAGCCTCGTCGCGCGTTTCTACGCGCTGGCCGCGGCGCTCTGCGCCCTGTTGCCGCTCGTGAGCCTCTTCGACCGCCAATGCGAGGGGCGCCGGCGGGCGTCTGTTCACGCGGTACCGGGCTCCGGCCGCAGCCCAAGCGGCTGGATGCTGGAGCCGCAAGACACCTCCTAAGGCACGCCGCCGACCGCCAACGGTCGCGCATCGTTGCCGATGGCACTGCGCTCTCTTGGCGGGTTCGTCGAGCCAAGAACTCGTCCAGTCAAAAGAACCATGCACCGGCGGTTCGCTTTCGACCCGCATGCCGATTGACGCTTGACATGCAGGTAAATACCTGCATATTATCCTTCAACCAACCGATCGAAGCGATGGACGCAGACAAGGTATTCAAGGCGCTCGCCGACCCGACACGCAGGAAACTGCTGGATCTTCTCGCCGAGAAGAACGGCCGGACGCTCGGCGAGCTTTGCGAGAACCTGGACATGGCGCGGCAATCGGCCACGCAGCACATCGGCATATTGGAAGCAGCCAACCTGGTGAGCACGGTCAGGCGCGGCCGGGAGAAGCTGCATTTCATCAACCCCGTGCCGCTGCACGAGGTCTACGAGCGGTGGGTGCGCAAGTTCGAACGCCAGCGGCTCGCCCTGCTGCACGACCTGAAGAAGGAACTCGAAGGAGAGTGACCATGACCGGTGAGACGATCAGCTTTGTGTATGTTACCTACATCCTCTCCACGCCGCAAAAGGTGTTCGAGGCCATCACGAGGCCGGACGTCGCGCGGCGCTACTGGGGCCACGAGAACGTCTCCGACTGGCAGCCCGGATCGAAGTGGGAGCATGTCCGCGCCAACGACGAGCGCACTGTCGAACTCGTCGGCAAGGTCATCGAGGTCTCCCCGCCCTCGCGCCTCGTCATGAGCTGGGCCAATGCCTCCCAGGCAGACGACCCGTCGAGCTACAGCCGGGTGACATTCGACATCGTCGAATATGACGACATGGTGAGGCTGACCGTCACCCACGACGACCTCGTCGCGGGAAGCGGCATGGCGAACGGAGTCAGCAAGGGCTGGCCGGCGGTTCTCTCCAGCCTGAAGTCGCTGCTGGAAACCGGCCGCGGGCTCGACGTCTTCGCCAAGCCGAAGGCGGCATGAGCCTATTGGCGCGACAGTTTACCGAGCCACAAACCGTAGAGGCGAAACCATGAAGATCGGCGTCATCGGGGTTGGCGAGATCGGCGGAACGCTAGCCACCGGGTGGAGCAGGACGGGCCACGCCGTGCGGGTGGCAAATTCGCGCGGACCCGACGCGGTCCGGACGTTCGCGGATAAAATCGGGGCCGTCGCCGCAGATGTCCGCGGCGCCGTGGAAGGCGCCGAGGTCGTGCTTCTGTCCATGCCGTTTCCCGCCGTGGTGACGTTGCCTGGCGATCTCTTCGATCGGGCGGCGGAAGGCGTCGTGATCATAGATACGGCGAACTACTACCCCGATGTGCGCGATCCCCGCATTCCGGAGATCGACGCCGGAATGCCCGAGAGCGTCTGGGTATCGCGGCAACTCGGGCGGCCCATCATCAAGGCGTTCAACAGCATCATGTTTTACGCACTTTCCGAACTGGGAAAGCCCAAAGGGTCGCCGGACCGGCTGGCAATCCCCGTGGCGGGTGATGATGCCCGAGCCAAGCAAGTCGTCATGACACTGGTGGACGAGGTGGGTTTCGATCCGGTCGATGGCGGTTCGCTGGAGGAATCGTGGCGGCAGCAGCCTTCGACGCCCGCCTATTGCTGCGATTATGACGTAGCCAGGACGCTGCAGGGGATCAGGGCAGCGATCAAGGGTAGGGCGGAGACGATCCGCGACGGCGCTTGGAGGGAGAAGTACGGCAGGCTGTTCGCCGGCAACCCCACCTACGCAGACGTCCATCCCGAGATCATCGCAATGAACCGTTCGTTCAACCCACTTTAGACCGGGGTCTCCGGGCTTCTACCGCTTCACACCGAATACGACTTCGGCAGGCCGGCACCGGGCTGGTTCCTGCAATTGAGATCGTGCGACCTATCGGAAGGAAAACGACGATGACCAAGCCATACACCGGCGGATGCGCGTGCGGCGCGATCCGCTACGAGACGAGCCACGAACCGATCTTCCAGAACCATTGCCAGTGCATGGATTGCCAGAAACGAAGCGGTACCGGGCACGGCTCCTATCTCACTTTCCCGAACCGCGCGGAAATGAAGATCACGGGCGAGGCGGCGAACTG
This region includes:
- a CDS encoding ArsR/SmtB family transcription factor → MDADKVFKALADPTRRKLLDLLAEKNGRTLGELCENLDMARQSATQHIGILEAANLVSTVRRGREKLHFINPVPLHEVYERWVRKFERQRLALLHDLKKELEGE
- a CDS encoding SRPBCC family protein, whose translation is MTGETISFVYVTYILSTPQKVFEAITRPDVARRYWGHENVSDWQPGSKWEHVRANDERTVELVGKVIEVSPPSRLVMSWANASQADDPSSYSRVTFDIVEYDDMVRLTVTHDDLVAGSGMANGVSKGWPAVLSSLKSLLETGRGLDVFAKPKAA
- a CDS encoding NADPH-dependent F420 reductase, with translation MKIGVIGVGEIGGTLATGWSRTGHAVRVANSRGPDAVRTFADKIGAVAADVRGAVEGAEVVLLSMPFPAVVTLPGDLFDRAAEGVVIIDTANYYPDVRDPRIPEIDAGMPESVWVSRQLGRPIIKAFNSIMFYALSELGKPKGSPDRLAIPVAGDDARAKQVVMTLVDEVGFDPVDGGSLEESWRQQPSTPAYCCDYDVARTLQGIRAAIKGRAETIRDGAWREKYGRLFAGNPTYADVHPEIIAMNRSFNPL